The following proteins are co-located in the Hevea brasiliensis isolate MT/VB/25A 57/8 chromosome 11, ASM3005281v1, whole genome shotgun sequence genome:
- the LOC110668967 gene encoding sister chromatid cohesion protein PDS5 homolog C isoform X1 → MASSDKELELQLMEAGTKLVNPPSSVDELLPLLDQVENCLSKVEQSPTKSMQSALTPSLKALVAEQLFKHADVDVKVAVASCISEITRITAPDAPYDDDQMKDVFQLIVSSFENLADKSSRSYGKRTLILETVAKVRSCVVMLDLECDALIIEMFQHFLNAIRDDHSDNIFSSMETIMTLVLEESEDISLELLSPLLASVKRGNEEVLSVACKLGEKVLESCATKVKPYLQHAVKSLGISLEDYSEIVASICQSGTVEQNDAHAADENKVEQSKPAGVSSDEDDKDIAAEAGSPKQADPINDKSPKSIVSNGIAQTGEDDSLADSCSLKKQDDGNHADKSKSIDMSNNTETEKAVNEESKPAQATKKRGRKLNSSTKLTEPSESSHIVAEREAEKLLDDKTHGKNVPGSPHEEPSVEAAVSSENRKEAGSSQPSSPKALEGESMTAASPSGSGSLLDESLSKKAGRSKKKESLIKESEPSADDVPRKASEGASDSEAKLNKRSARRAHARVSNEEKAPMATDASKKESRTTSESEAKPLKQSSKKVDASSNNGDESSLIQSQDKKHHSRGKSITEKIVIKSSTKDDNMEKVSSPKSATKLPKDEHQLEETPNVNSKRKRASGNEKASRTREYNASLVDLRVKVWWPIDQTFYEGVIRSYDPVKKKHEVAYDDGDTEVLNLKRQKWEIVGEESAPNEGEASDPETSDVPSEMPPKKKTKTNTDQSTKQGKVDASPLRGGGVSSRKSKSAATKSGRKSKEVDKMDGKSMDDSKTVKKAEDDNAAIIKSGSKSADVTSKTGSKSKNDDITPSKTGKSKEEEMRTPKTSKSKQETVKSGKSKQDTPKISSNAKGKSPKSGGKSSVNVTEKLKSGSSKVKEVDDNKENPTDSGKPQESVKGKSLSSTKGQGSEVKSGKKRRRV, encoded by the exons ATGGCGTCGTCGGATAAAGAGCTCGAGCTACAGCTTATGGAAGCTGGGACTAAGCTTGTTAACCCTCCTTCTTCGGTCGATGAACTTCTTCCTCTTCTCGAC CAAGTCGAGAATTGTTTATCAAAAGTGGAGCAGTCCCCTACAAAATCAATGCAAAGTGCACTTACCCCATCTCTGAAAGCACTGGTAGCAGAGCAACTTTTTAAGCATGCTGATGTTGATGTGAAAGTAGCGGTTGCCTCTTGCATTAGTGAAATAACCAGAATAACCGCTCCAGATGCTCCTTATGATGATGATCAGATGAAG GATGTTTTTCAGCTGAttgtatcatcatttgaaaatctAGCTGACAAGTCTAGTCGATCGTATGGTAAAAGGACTTTGATTCTTGAAACTGTTGCAAAAGTTCGGTCATGTGTGGTGATGTTGGATCTTGAGTGTGATGCTCTGATAATTGAGATGTTCCAGCATTTCCTTAATGCTATAAG GGATGATCACTCAGACAATATTTTTTCATCCATGGAGACCATTATGACCCTTGTCTTAGAAGAAAGTGAAGACATCTCTCTAGAACTTCTTTCTCCTCTTTTAGCCAGTGTGAAAAGGGGCAATGAG GAAGTTCTATCTGTCGCATGTAAGTTGGGAGAAAAAGTACTTGAAAGTTGTGCTACCAAAGTTAAGCCTTACTTGCAACATGCTGTGAAATCTTTGGGTATTTCTTTAGAAGATTACAGTGAAATAGTTGCCTCTATTTGCCAATCTGGAACTGTTGAACAAAATGATGCTCATGCTGCTGATGAAAATAAA GTTGAACAAAGCAAACCAGCTGGAGTATCATCAGATGAG GATGATAAAGATATAGCAGCTGAAGCAGGTTCTCCTAAACAAGCTGATCCTATAAATGACAAATCTCCCAAATCAATTGTGAGCAATGGTATTGCACAGACTGGTGAAGATGACTCCTTGGCAGATTCGTGTTCCTTAAAGAAGCAAGATGATGGTAATCATGCTGATAAGTCAAAAAGTATTGACATGTCAAACAATACTGAGACTGAGAAGGCAGTTAATGAGGAAAGCAAGCCAGCACAGGCAACCAaaaagagagggaggaaactTAATTCGTCAACAAAGTTGACAGAACCATCTGAGAGTTCTCATATTGTTGCTGAGAGGGAAGCTGAGAAACTACTGGATGATAAAACTCATGGCAAGAATGTTCCTGGTTCACCGCACGAGGAACCATCTGTTGAGGCAGCTGTGTCTTCAGAAAATAGAAAAGAAGCTGGTAGTAGTCAGCCTTCCTCCCCCAAGGCATTAGAGGGCGAGTCCATGACTGCTGCTTCTCCATCTGGAAGCGGAAGCCTCCTTGATGAAAGTCTTTCCAAGAAGGCTGGGAGATCAAAGAAGAAAGAGAGCTTGATCAAAGAGTCTGAACCATCTGCTGATGATGTTCCCAGAAAGGCATCTGAAGGAGCTAGTGATTCAGAAGCAAAACTAAATAAGCGATCAGCAAGAAGGGCACATGCTAGGGTTTCCAATGAGGAAAAGGCACCAATGGCAACAGATGCATCCAAGAAGGAAAGCCGCACTACAAGTGAATCAGAGGCAAAACCACTGAAGCAGTCTTCAAAGAAGGTGGATGCAAGCAGTAACAATGGTGATGAATCCTCTTTAATTCAGTCTCAGGATAAGAAACATCACAGTCGTGGAAAATCCATTACAGAAAAGATTGTGATCAAAAGTTCAACCAAAGATGATAACATG GAAAAGGTATCTTCACCAAAGTCAGCAACAAAATTACCAAAAGATGAGCATCAATTGGAGGAGACCCCCAATGTCAACAGCAAGAGGAAGCGTGCCTCAGGCAATGAAAAG GCATCTAGGACTAGAGAATACAACGCTAGTCTGGTTGATTTGAGGGTTAAAGTTTGGTGGCCTATAGATCAAAC ATTTTATGAAGGTGTAATACGTTCTTATGATCCTGTTAAAAAGAAGCATGAG GTTGCCTATGATGATGGGGATACAGAAGTGTTGAATCTTAAGAGGCAAAAGTGGGAAATTGTTGGAGAGGAGTCTGCACCAAATGAG GGAGAAGCATCTGATCCCGAAACTTCGGATGTTCCTTCTGAAAT GCCTCCGAAGAAGAAAACAAAAACAAATACTGATCAGTCAACGAAACAAGGAAAGGTGGATGCTTCTCCATTGAG GGGTGGTGGAGTTTCCTCCAGAAAATCCAAGAGTGCAGCAACGAAGTCTGGACGAAAATCAAAGGAAGTGGATAAAATGGATGGCAAATCAATGGATGATTCAAAAACTGTTAAAAAAGCCGAGGATGATAATGCTGCCATAATTAAAAGTGGAAGTAAATCTGCTGATGTTACTTCAAAAACAGGCAGCAAATCAAAGAATGATGACATCACGCCATCCAAGACTGGAAAGTCCAAAGAGGAAGAGATGAGGACACCCAAAACCTCCAAGTCCAAGCAAGAAACCGTGAAGTCTGGCAAATCCAAGCAAGATACCCCAAAGATTAGCTCTAATGCCAAGGGTAAATCCCCAAAAAGTGGTGGCAAATCTAGTGTTAATGTTACTGAAAAGTTGAAATCTGGTTCATCAAAGGTGAAAGAAGTCGACGATAATAAGGAGAACCCAACAGATTCTGGAAAACCACAAGAAAGCGTGAAAGGGAAATCTCTAAGCTCAACCAAAGGACAGGGAAGTGAGGTGAAGAGTGGAAAAAAGCGGCGAAGAGTTTAA
- the LOC110668967 gene encoding sister chromatid cohesion protein PDS5 homolog C isoform X2, whose protein sequence is MQSALTPSLKALVAEQLFKHADVDVKVAVASCISEITRITAPDAPYDDDQMKDVFQLIVSSFENLADKSSRSYGKRTLILETVAKVRSCVVMLDLECDALIIEMFQHFLNAIRDDHSDNIFSSMETIMTLVLEESEDISLELLSPLLASVKRGNEEVLSVACKLGEKVLESCATKVKPYLQHAVKSLGISLEDYSEIVASICQSGTVEQNDAHAADENKVEQSKPAGVSSDEDDKDIAAEAGSPKQADPINDKSPKSIVSNGIAQTGEDDSLADSCSLKKQDDGNHADKSKSIDMSNNTETEKAVNEESKPAQATKKRGRKLNSSTKLTEPSESSHIVAEREAEKLLDDKTHGKNVPGSPHEEPSVEAAVSSENRKEAGSSQPSSPKALEGESMTAASPSGSGSLLDESLSKKAGRSKKKESLIKESEPSADDVPRKASEGASDSEAKLNKRSARRAHARVSNEEKAPMATDASKKESRTTSESEAKPLKQSSKKVDASSNNGDESSLIQSQDKKHHSRGKSITEKIVIKSSTKDDNMEKVSSPKSATKLPKDEHQLEETPNVNSKRKRASGNEKASRTREYNASLVDLRVKVWWPIDQTFYEGVIRSYDPVKKKHEVAYDDGDTEVLNLKRQKWEIVGEESAPNEGEASDPETSDVPSEMPPKKKTKTNTDQSTKQGKVDASPLRGGGVSSRKSKSAATKSGRKSKEVDKMDGKSMDDSKTVKKAEDDNAAIIKSGSKSADVTSKTGSKSKNDDITPSKTGKSKEEEMRTPKTSKSKQETVKSGKSKQDTPKISSNAKGKSPKSGGKSSVNVTEKLKSGSSKVKEVDDNKENPTDSGKPQESVKGKSLSSTKGQGSEVKSGKKRRRV, encoded by the exons ATGCAAAGTGCACTTACCCCATCTCTGAAAGCACTGGTAGCAGAGCAACTTTTTAAGCATGCTGATGTTGATGTGAAAGTAGCGGTTGCCTCTTGCATTAGTGAAATAACCAGAATAACCGCTCCAGATGCTCCTTATGATGATGATCAGATGAAG GATGTTTTTCAGCTGAttgtatcatcatttgaaaatctAGCTGACAAGTCTAGTCGATCGTATGGTAAAAGGACTTTGATTCTTGAAACTGTTGCAAAAGTTCGGTCATGTGTGGTGATGTTGGATCTTGAGTGTGATGCTCTGATAATTGAGATGTTCCAGCATTTCCTTAATGCTATAAG GGATGATCACTCAGACAATATTTTTTCATCCATGGAGACCATTATGACCCTTGTCTTAGAAGAAAGTGAAGACATCTCTCTAGAACTTCTTTCTCCTCTTTTAGCCAGTGTGAAAAGGGGCAATGAG GAAGTTCTATCTGTCGCATGTAAGTTGGGAGAAAAAGTACTTGAAAGTTGTGCTACCAAAGTTAAGCCTTACTTGCAACATGCTGTGAAATCTTTGGGTATTTCTTTAGAAGATTACAGTGAAATAGTTGCCTCTATTTGCCAATCTGGAACTGTTGAACAAAATGATGCTCATGCTGCTGATGAAAATAAA GTTGAACAAAGCAAACCAGCTGGAGTATCATCAGATGAG GATGATAAAGATATAGCAGCTGAAGCAGGTTCTCCTAAACAAGCTGATCCTATAAATGACAAATCTCCCAAATCAATTGTGAGCAATGGTATTGCACAGACTGGTGAAGATGACTCCTTGGCAGATTCGTGTTCCTTAAAGAAGCAAGATGATGGTAATCATGCTGATAAGTCAAAAAGTATTGACATGTCAAACAATACTGAGACTGAGAAGGCAGTTAATGAGGAAAGCAAGCCAGCACAGGCAACCAaaaagagagggaggaaactTAATTCGTCAACAAAGTTGACAGAACCATCTGAGAGTTCTCATATTGTTGCTGAGAGGGAAGCTGAGAAACTACTGGATGATAAAACTCATGGCAAGAATGTTCCTGGTTCACCGCACGAGGAACCATCTGTTGAGGCAGCTGTGTCTTCAGAAAATAGAAAAGAAGCTGGTAGTAGTCAGCCTTCCTCCCCCAAGGCATTAGAGGGCGAGTCCATGACTGCTGCTTCTCCATCTGGAAGCGGAAGCCTCCTTGATGAAAGTCTTTCCAAGAAGGCTGGGAGATCAAAGAAGAAAGAGAGCTTGATCAAAGAGTCTGAACCATCTGCTGATGATGTTCCCAGAAAGGCATCTGAAGGAGCTAGTGATTCAGAAGCAAAACTAAATAAGCGATCAGCAAGAAGGGCACATGCTAGGGTTTCCAATGAGGAAAAGGCACCAATGGCAACAGATGCATCCAAGAAGGAAAGCCGCACTACAAGTGAATCAGAGGCAAAACCACTGAAGCAGTCTTCAAAGAAGGTGGATGCAAGCAGTAACAATGGTGATGAATCCTCTTTAATTCAGTCTCAGGATAAGAAACATCACAGTCGTGGAAAATCCATTACAGAAAAGATTGTGATCAAAAGTTCAACCAAAGATGATAACATG GAAAAGGTATCTTCACCAAAGTCAGCAACAAAATTACCAAAAGATGAGCATCAATTGGAGGAGACCCCCAATGTCAACAGCAAGAGGAAGCGTGCCTCAGGCAATGAAAAG GCATCTAGGACTAGAGAATACAACGCTAGTCTGGTTGATTTGAGGGTTAAAGTTTGGTGGCCTATAGATCAAAC ATTTTATGAAGGTGTAATACGTTCTTATGATCCTGTTAAAAAGAAGCATGAG GTTGCCTATGATGATGGGGATACAGAAGTGTTGAATCTTAAGAGGCAAAAGTGGGAAATTGTTGGAGAGGAGTCTGCACCAAATGAG GGAGAAGCATCTGATCCCGAAACTTCGGATGTTCCTTCTGAAAT GCCTCCGAAGAAGAAAACAAAAACAAATACTGATCAGTCAACGAAACAAGGAAAGGTGGATGCTTCTCCATTGAG GGGTGGTGGAGTTTCCTCCAGAAAATCCAAGAGTGCAGCAACGAAGTCTGGACGAAAATCAAAGGAAGTGGATAAAATGGATGGCAAATCAATGGATGATTCAAAAACTGTTAAAAAAGCCGAGGATGATAATGCTGCCATAATTAAAAGTGGAAGTAAATCTGCTGATGTTACTTCAAAAACAGGCAGCAAATCAAAGAATGATGACATCACGCCATCCAAGACTGGAAAGTCCAAAGAGGAAGAGATGAGGACACCCAAAACCTCCAAGTCCAAGCAAGAAACCGTGAAGTCTGGCAAATCCAAGCAAGATACCCCAAAGATTAGCTCTAATGCCAAGGGTAAATCCCCAAAAAGTGGTGGCAAATCTAGTGTTAATGTTACTGAAAAGTTGAAATCTGGTTCATCAAAGGTGAAAGAAGTCGACGATAATAAGGAGAACCCAACAGATTCTGGAAAACCACAAGAAAGCGTGAAAGGGAAATCTCTAAGCTCAACCAAAGGACAGGGAAGTGAGGTGAAGAGTGGAAAAAAGCGGCGAAGAGTTTAA
- the LOC110668966 gene encoding NADP-dependent glyceraldehyde-3-phosphate dehydrogenase, with the protein MAGTGVFTDIVDGDGVYKFYSEGEWRNSSSGKSVSIINPTTRKTHFRVQACTQEEVNKIIETAKTAQKSWAKTPLWKRAELLHKAAAILKEHKAPIAECLVKEIAKPAKDSVTEVVRSGDLVSYCAEEGVRILGEGKFLVSDSFPGNERTKYCLTSKIPLGVVLAIPPFNYPVNLAVSKIAPALIAGNSLVLKPPTQGAVAALHMIHCFHLAGFPKGLISCVTGKGSEIGDFLTMHPGVNCISFTGGDTGIAISKKAGMIPLQMELGGKDACIILEDADLDLAAANIVKGGFSYSGQRCTAVKVVLVIESVADILVEKVKAKVAKLTVGPPEDGCDITPVVTESSANFIEGLVMDAKQKGATFCQEYIREGNLIWPLLLDNVRPDMRIAWEEPFGPVLPVIRINSVEEGIHHCNASNYGLQGCVFTRDINKAILISDAMETGTVQINSAPARGPDHFPFQGLKDSGIGSQGVTNSINMMTKIKSTVINLPAPSYTIG; encoded by the exons ATGGCTGGAACTGGAGTTTTTACTGACATAGTTGATGGAGATGGCGTATATAAATTCTACTCAGAGGGTGAGTGGAGGAATTCTTCCTCTGGAAAATCAGTATCCATCATCAATCCCACCACCAGAAAAACCCACTTTAGGGTTCAAG CTTGTACTCAAGAAGAGGTGAACAAGATCATAGAAACAGCAAAAACAGCTCAGAAATCATGGGCAAAGACTCCACTGTGGAAAAGGGCCGAATTGCTTCACAAAGCAGCAGCAATCTTGAAAGAGCACAAAGCGCCCATTGCAGAGTGCCTGGTCAAAGAGATCGCAAAACCGGCTAAGGATTCAGTGACTGAA GTGGTGAGGTCCGGAGATTTGGTGTCCTACTGTGCTGAAGAAGGGGTTAGGATTCTCGGAGAAGGAAAGTTTTTGGTTTCAGATAGTTTTCCTGGGAATGAAAGAACCAAATACTGCCTTACTTCAAAG ATTCCACTTGGGGTGGTTCTAGCAATCCCCCCCTTCAACTATCCTGTGAATCTTGCTGTGTCAAAAATTGCTCCTGCATTAATTGCTGGAAACTCCCTCGTGCTTAAGCCTCCAACCCAG GGTGCTGTAGCTGCACTTCACATGATCCATTGCTTTCACTTGGCTGGTTTTCCCAAGGGCCTTATTAGTTGTGTTACTGGAAAGGGTTCAGAGATTGGTGACTTCCTCACAATGCATCCAGGGGTCAACTGTATAAG CTTTACAGGTGGAGACACTGGAATAGCAATCTCAAAGAAGGCAGGCATGATCCCTCTTCAGATGGAATTGGGTGGCAAAGATGCTTGTATCATTTTAGAAGATGCTGATTTGGATTTAGCTGCCGCAAATATTGTTAAAGGAGGCTTCTCATACAG CGGTCAAAGGTGTACGGCTGTCAAGGTTGTTCTAGTTATTGAATCGGTTGCTGATATTCTTGTTGAGAAAGTTAAAGCCAAAGTCGCAAAATTGACAGTTGGACCACCTGAGGACGGCTGTGATATTACTCCAGTTGTTACAGAATCCTCAGCAAACTTTATTGAAGGGTTGGTAATGGATGCCAAGCAAAAAGGAGCAACATTCTGTCAGGAGTACATAAGAGAGGGCAATCTCATATGGCCATTGTTGTTAGATAATGTTCGACCTGACATGAGGATAGCCTGGGAGGAGCCTTTTGGTCCAGTTTTACCAGTTATAAGGATAAACTCTGTTGAAGAGGGAATCCACCACTGTAATGCTAGCAATTATGGTCTTCAG GGATGTGTCTTTACAAGAGATATAAACAAAGCAATTTTGATCAGTGATGCTATGGAGACAGGAACAGTGCAGATCAATTCAGCACCAGCTCGTGGACCTGATCATTTTCCATTTCAG GGTCTGAAGGACAGCGGAATAGGCTCACAGGGAGTAACTAACAGCATCAATATGATGACGAAGATCAAGAGTACAGTGATCAACTTGCCTGCCCCTTCTTACACTATTGGTTGA